The following proteins are encoded in a genomic region of Vicinamibacteria bacterium:
- a CDS encoding class I SAM-dependent methyltransferase: MSATQSLDDVRRYWNEYVNDIEVTELPVGSPEFFDALEKYRYEKIDYLLDYVDFPRYRGKKVLEIGCGAGIDLIQFARAGAEVSARDLTENAVHLARKNLAREGYSGDIEQGNAEALDFPDDTFDVVYSHGVLHHTVDTVKAISEVHRVLKSGGEAIIMLYNRISWFNFVAVLSGTNVEHAKKDAPIIRKYTTGECRKLFSRFRDVRIHVDRFPKKTVKFDNFFARLNNTLLVPFFEHLPDAVRRPFGWHIMIRATK; this comes from the coding sequence AGTACGTGAACGACATCGAAGTGACGGAGCTCCCCGTGGGCTCCCCGGAGTTTTTCGATGCGCTCGAGAAGTACCGATACGAGAAGATCGACTATCTGCTCGATTACGTCGATTTTCCGCGATACCGCGGCAAGAAGGTCCTGGAGATCGGCTGCGGTGCCGGAATCGACCTCATCCAGTTCGCTCGTGCGGGCGCGGAGGTCTCGGCTCGAGATCTCACCGAGAACGCGGTCCACCTCGCCAGGAAGAACCTCGCGCGCGAGGGCTACTCGGGCGATATCGAGCAGGGCAACGCCGAGGCGCTCGATTTTCCCGACGATACGTTCGACGTCGTGTACTCTCACGGTGTGCTTCATCACACCGTGGACACGGTGAAGGCCATCTCGGAGGTCCACCGCGTGCTCAAGTCGGGAGGTGAGGCGATCATCATGCTCTACAACCGCATCTCCTGGTTCAACTTCGTCGCCGTCTTGTCCGGGACCAACGTGGAGCACGCGAAGAAGGACGCGCCCATCATCCGAAAATACACGACCGGCGAGTGCCGGAAGCTCTTCTCTCGTTTCCGCGACGTGCGCATCCACGTCGACCGCTTTCCCAAGAAGACGGTGAAATTCGACAACTTCTTTGCCAGGCTCAACAACACCCTCCTCGTTCCTTTCTTCGAGCACCTTCCCGACGCCGTTCGGAGACCCTTCGGATGGCACATCATGATACGAGCGACCAAATAG